A DNA window from Arachis hypogaea cultivar Tifrunner chromosome 18, arahy.Tifrunner.gnm2.J5K5, whole genome shotgun sequence contains the following coding sequences:
- the LOC112772812 gene encoding uncharacterized protein yields the protein MNMMMISSKYYTNSIIVGVGRTWCSPNAKPEGSFSFSLRFSNRRTKRRSFNIHSESIFRGHNNIFSALNSGLEASITDATESSNALKKASIVLESGDENKIQLRVDLTGDQTERVFGKTLRDLGRTAPPVPGFRMQKGGKSSQIPNDFLLQMLGEERVIKFVIQEILNSTMADYVEKENLDVKDRKISTIQTAEELKQSFKPGKEFGFNVIIEPKSSEDTG from the exons ATGAACATGATGATGATATCATCTAAGTACTACACAAATTCCATTATAGTTGGAGTTGGAAGAACTTGGTGCAGTCCAAATGCAAAACCCGAAGGCAGCTTTTCATTCAGTCTCAGATTCTCCAATAGGAGGACGAAGAGGAGGAG CTTCAACATACACTCTGAATCAATTTTCAGAGGTCACAATAATATATTTTCAGCTCTTAATTCAG GTTTAGAAGCTTCAATTACAGATGCCACTGAAAGTTCAAATGCCTTAAAAAAAGCCAGTATCGTTCTAGAGTCTGGAGATGAAAATAAGATACAG CTAAGAGTGGACTTAACTGGTGATCAAACAGAAAGGGTATTTGGTAAGACCCTTCGAGATTTGGGTCGAACTGCTCCGCCCGTTCCCGGATTTCGCATGCAAAAAGGAG GAAAATCATCACAG ATCCCCAACGACTTCCTTTTACAGATGCTTGGGGAAGAACGCGTCATTAAGTTTGTAATACAAGAAATACTCAATTCTACCATGGCTGACTATGTAGAAAAG GAAAATTTGGACGTGAAGGACAGGAAGATAAGCACAATTCAAACCgcagaagaactcaaacaatcGTTCAAACCCGGAAAAGAGTTTGGCTTTAATGTTATAATTGAGCCCAAAAGTTCAGAAGATACTGGTTAA